The Molothrus ater isolate BHLD 08-10-18 breed brown headed cowbird chromosome 17, BPBGC_Mater_1.1, whole genome shotgun sequence DNA segment AGCTGTGCCATGATGTGATCGATGGGAGCTCTCAGCAAAAACcagttctctgcttttcttggcTGCATTTTGGGTGTCTGGGATGGCACCACATCATTCTCCAGTTCTTAAGCCTGGGGTCTGAGTTTCCAATGCTGCTTTTTATAGCAGTGtcagccccaaatccctgctctccctgactggcagTGCCTGGATGGATGCTGTGATGCCTGCTAGGATGCAGTCCCCTGCCTCCTCAGCTGTTAGCAGCTGTACCAGgtccagaggagcagagagagcccCTGTTGTGGGGTGCCTTTGGGAAACCCCAAAGCAGGGTCACAATGGGGATGCTGAAAATCTGTAGTGAAGTGTGGCTGTGAAATGCCTCCAGAGCCTGCCGGGGGAAAAACTGGCACAGGGGTTGCCAGAGCCATAGATCCCAATCCATTCTGCATTCAGGGATGTGGTGGGCgctgggcagtgcagctgccagggcccGTAGCAGCCCAGcgctttctctctttctcccagAATTTCCTGCTGCTTGGAGCAGACGTTCGCTTCCAGCCCCGGGGATGAAGACAGGGTGATGAGAGCCCTTCAGCACTAAATCTGCTCCATTCACCACtttgcccttccctgcctgagCTGAAGACCACCAGTCCTGCCActgtcctgcactgctgccttggCCCGGAccctccatcctcctgctgggGCCTCACCCGGTGCTACCATGAGCTGGGggtcccctgccctgggccatttcctcccctccttcctctgagCAGCAATAAAGGCGtcggtgctggggctgtgctcttgGTGTCACTGTCTGCACCTCGGGCCACACAGGGCCATGTGGGAGCTGGATTGGGACCACCTGGTTTGGCTGTTTCCATGGTCATTCCAAGGCACCACGGAACAcctgtgtcctgctctcctgtgcctTCACTCCAGCCTTGAGACAGAGTGATTGGAAAAAGTACAGTGGCTTAAGGGGGAGAttctgcacaggagaagctgcttGATGTCCTGGCAGGCCCTGATGCCTACCATGACCTCTCTGTGCTGAAGTTCCTGTAGGTCTAGGGACAACCTCAGTTGTCACTGATCCTGACCATTGACCAATCCTATGGGTGACAATGAACTTCTCCTGGATATGGCTAAGAGAGGCTTTATTTTGGGCTGATGACTTCTCTTTCCAAGTTCTCTCCAAACTGAGGCAGGGTggtctcatttttcttcctgtgtccACGGGTTTTCCATCTGGTTCCCAGCCCACATACACCTGCCAGTgtgaggctggagagcagcagcagtcctGCCTCTGGCACTGGTACAAGCTGCCCGGGGAAttcccaggctggcagtgacagAGAGCTGGAAACTGGGCTGTTGCCTCCCAGTTTccactgctccttccctgccttcagAGAGTGGCACCAGGtgtgcctctgtgctgggccATGTGCCCacggtgccagcagcacagctgagcagggtGGTAGCCAAGCAGGAAGTCCCAGAGAGGCCCCCATGGTTCCTAACACCACCTTTGCCCAAGGTTCCTGTTTTGGCAGGGATATAAAGGTGgtgtgggcagggagagccctgcaCAACGTGGCATGTGGGCAGCCAGGATGGGCATGCAGAGCGTGGCTGTGGCTTGTGGGGCACTGGCCTTGTGCCTGGCACTCAGCACAGCCACCAACCCCGGCTTCGTGGTGAGGATCACCCAGGCAGGCTTGGACTATGGTGGGTTCTGCTTCTGATTTCTCTCCTGACAGatgtgctggtggcagaggtgTGGAGCCAGGTACCCTGTGAGAAGTGCAGGGtcctggggcaggatgggagATCCTTGGCCATGGGTGCCCAtgtgaggagcacagggacagggtggggaaaTCCTTGGCCAAGGGTGCCAAATGCACCATCGGCCAGGGCTTCCCCTGCTGCACCTGCCTGCCCCCTACACCAGAGCTTGATGGAGCCCCTGCAGAggggcccagccctgtggggtctcagggagctgcagccaggcagtgtgggaggctggcacagcaggagggtGCTGGTCCCACAGCACATCCAGGCAGCTGAGCCATGAGCCctggagagggagctgcagaggagagaggagctggggagttTAGGGAGGGGCTGTGACAGAGATGGATGGGCCCCGTGCTGGTTTTATCGAGGCAGGCAgggccctggctccagcagagcacagTTATGGATTGAAATACACTGTGTGAGTAATACACAGCATCCCAGGGCCTCAGACCTCATGCAGCTCTCCCCCAGTGCACTGCCTGGAGAGTGaggctgggacacctctctCCTTTCTGCAGCCACCACCTTCCCCTGGGGCTGCAAGCAGGGCTCCAGGCAGCATTGCCTGTGtgctctcagggctgtgtgcaCGGAGGTTTGCTTTAAAACCAGCCTGGGAGGCAGCATCACCTGGATCTCTCCTTTGATCCTTCTGCTGCATGCccagtgtgtgctgcagctcctgtggctggaATGATGGAGTGGTGGAGTGacgctgtccctgtgtccctgtagCCCAAGAGCAGGGGATCGCGAtcctggagaaggagctggcCCAGCTGAAGCTGCCAGACTTCTCGGGTAAATCGGGGGAGTTGCACTATTCGCTCTCCAGGTAAGCCCTGTGAGCCTCGCCAGTGGCCTGGAGCCACCCACTGCCCTCCTGACCAGGGCGAGGGGCAGGAGGAGTGGGGATGGTGGAGAGCCCCCTGAGCAGTGAGGACCATCCTGTCccctccacagctccctgagaTGTTGGCCTGTGTCCTTGGTGCATgttcctgtttttctccttgccCAAGGCGAAAAATGGAACGAGGGTCACAGCAGTGTGGGCATGGGTGGACTGTGTGCAATCACAGCCTGGGTAGTGGAGATGGCCTTGCCTGTGGGACAAGGCATGTGAAGCAGGAGCCCAGTTCCTGTGGAAatgccagctccctgctgcccgGGTGCCTCTCTTCTTCTGCAGCGCAGTGTTTGGAGCTGCCTTGGGTGGCTGCAAGGGCCCCATTCCCAAAGGTGCCACTCTGCACTGTGTGACCCTGCCAGGCATAGCTTTGCAGCATcagaactgcagctggaaatgctgccagTGCAGTGACTCCATCCTGCTCacccttcttccctccctgattgtctccctccctccatccctcctttgCCTTGTCCTTGGGAGTGTGGAACCACTGTAacatgatttttcattttatttgtatattttaggCTGCACATTCCCACTTTCCGCTTGCCACACTCACGGATTACCCCAGTGCCCAATGTGGGCCTGCAGGTCTCCATCTCCAATGCCTCTGTTGAGCTGAATGGGGACTGCTTGGTGAAGTTTCTCTTTATGTGAGTGgccagctcttcctttccctatTCAGGCACCTACTCTGTGTCTCCCACTCTTGAATTCGAcaggttttttctcctctcccttctgtTTTGGGCAGCTGTCACTTTGATCCCCCGGATAAAACAGGGTGGGAGGCAGGAACAAGGCACATGAAAGGGGAGTTATACATCGACCCTCAGGTCTCTCTTTCACCACCCCTAATTGCTCTCACTCCTCTCTGTGTAAAAGTTACCTCTCCTAGTTTATGTGCCAGTGAAATTTGCTTCCCCTTGAATTTAAACACTTTCCAAATCTCCTCTGGATGCACCATACAAAGGGGAGACTGATCCAGATTGATGCATCCTCAAGCAGATTTGAGGTCTCTTCACCAGGCCTTGGCTTTGACAAATATCTCTTTCTTATTaccccttctccctgcagccGTGGGCCCGGATCTTTTGACCTGAAGGTGGAAAATATCTCGATCAAATTCATCCTGAGGCTGGGCAGTGACACCACTGGGAGGCCCACCATCAGCACCTCGGACTGCAGTGCCCGCGCCTCCAAAGTTGGGTTGCGCTTTTCTGGCAAGCTTGCGTATGTGACTTCACTGGAAGTTCTGGAAATGCTGTGTGTTAGCCCATATGGGAATGCCATGGGAATGATGCTTTGCCATTAGAATGGGGCCCTCGTGTGAGGAGTATGTTGTTGGCAAATCTGATGTTGCCTGGTCTTAAATCTGCCTGAATTTCTCCTGTTGTGGCTGGACATTTAAGGTGGTGAGTGGGGTTTACCAGTGAGTCTGTTTTCAAATGTAAACCCTGGGGCAAAGCCAGATGCCAGTTTAGTGTAGGAATGATGTTCCCGGGTCTTGCTTGAGAATGATGTTCTATATCGTCTCCCTTTCCTGGGCATATACTTCTGCAGTATGGAACTGAGCTAGGCAGGgcttctctctgtgtttctctgtaGGTGGCTTTACAACACATTCAAGAAGACTGCTACGTCCCTGTTGCACAATCATTTAGAGACCACGGTATGTGAGCAGTGaaaggcagagccctgggattCCTGGTTGTCTTTAGTCCTCACTTGTAGGTAATGTGCTCAAAGGATCAAGTATAGGGATCCAAATATAGCTAGAGCACACCCCTGTGGGTAGGATAATCCTCTCTGTTGCTCTTCctcagccattccctggctaCTCAGCACGGTTCATTCCTGTATGGGCCACATGAGATTTCCCTTCCGAGGGTCTCCCCAGAGCTGAACTGTGCTGAGGGGAAATTGCTGCAGGCAGATGCTTGTAGGTATAAACCCTGCTTGTGTCTTGGACACTTAATGTGCTGCCTGATGAATGGAGGCAATCATCACTGTGTGCTCATTTACTTAAGCAAGCTTTGTCATGGAGCTGTGacccagctgcccctgctcagctctgtggccTTTCTGTCCCACAGGTGTGTGATAATGTGGCCAAGTCTGTACAAAACAAGCTCCAGAAGCAGGTCCAGACGATGCCAGGTACTGGGGGGCTTTAAGTGGGTTTaggagctgctcttcctgtttttcccagctgtgaGGAAAGTTTTACTTTATGTCCACTCTCCATCTCGGGGTGTTCTGGCACCcaagctgggagctggggagcacCTTCTCAGCAGAGAGAAATCACTGTGTGTCCTGTCTGGCTGTGGGAATACCTGCAGTATCTGTGCCCATGGGCTGGTGGGGGCGTAGGCTACCTTAACTGGGGGTGATGGCCACTTCTCAGGTCCAGGAAATGGCTGTGAAAAAGACAGGGGAAAAGTGGGGGTTTTTGCTTCCtagcaaaagcaagcagaggagcagtgggTAGTGAGCTGGTGCACCAGGAAGCCCAATCACGGCACTGCCCAGATGCCATTGCAGGCCATCTGCTGCCAACCATGTCATTCATACTCATCTCTCTTCCATGGGTTTGCAGTCACAGTCAGGATAGATAACAAGACTGGGATCAATTACTCCTTGGTGGCACCCCCAAGAGCTACCGCCCAGTCTCTGGATGCAGACCTGAAGGTGagaagcagccctgggaacactTGATTTGGCCAATGCCATTGCCAAAGGCAGGTGGGAGCCGAGGTTTTGGAACCTGCTGCAAATGCTGTTTGCCAGCGTGAGTCAGCAGGTGAGACCCACTGCTATTTGCAGCCCTTCTCCACgtctctccctcctcccagggTGAATTCTACTCCCTGGCCCACCGCTCCTCCGTCCCCTTCTCACCTCTGCCGCTGGCCTTCCCCTCGGATCACGAGCGCATGGTTTACTTTGGAGCCTCCAGCTACTTCTTCAACACAGCCGGCATTGCCTACCACGAGGCTGGGGCACTGGTCTTTGAAATCACAGAGGCCATGGTGAGTGGCATgagtgggacagggcagggaaagaGGTTCCATTTgctgaggagctccaggagcagccagcaatCCTGGAGAAGccacagagagagagcctgggggctgtgggatgaggctgggctGTCACACATGGCAGCATTTGGGGATGCAATGGGCTCGccatgggctgctctgtgccacattGCCCCAGTGTGACAATCATCTCCCTGCAGATCCCAAAGGAAGCGAGATTCAGTTTGGACACCTCTATCTTCTCAGCCTTCATTCCCCAGGTGAGCAGtctggccctgcctgcccagagctcctgcacacacaggctttgctctgtgccaggtgTTCTCCCCTGAGGACTGGGGGTTTGTGCCATCATTCCCATCCTCTCCCTACTCCCacacagctggaggagaagtATCCAAACATGCCAATGAAGTTCAGGCTGTCCGCTCCCACTGCTCCATTCCTGACTATTGGACCAGGAGGAATCTCATTCCAGCCCATTGTGGATATCCAGGCTTATGCCATCCTTCCCaactccagcctggctcctctcttcctcctcagccTGGTGAGTTCAGACACGGCCTGTGGTGATGGGGCAGAAGGGAGTttgagctgtgccctgtcctgtTGCCCAGATCCTGCCAGGGGCGCACCCAGGTGCTGTCCAGGCACAGTGAGGGTGTCCCCAACTGAACAATTCCTGAGCTGACAAATGCCAGGTTTAATGCTGGATGCAGACACACCCCTGGATGGGCAGTGGTGTGTTTCAGCTGGTCAGGGCTGTTCCCCTGGCTGTCTGCTTTGGGCTGAGGTGGGGTGAGCActgccagagctctgtgctctctcccCAGACAGGGAACGTGTCCGCTGTCATCAACGTGAGATCCGGCCGCATAGTTGGGAGCCTGGATGTGGGCAGGTACAGAGGGGAGCAGCCACTGACTGGGCAGGGGGTGGCTGGGGGTCCTTCTGTTTtgggtgcccagggacagagaggggatgGGAAGGTCCCTGGGACGTGGGCTTGCTGTGGAGGGAAGGaatgagctggagctggagggagtGGGATCTGCATGGCCATGGATGGGTGGGATTGCTCCCTCCCTTGGCACATCCTCCACAGCACCACTTCTGTCTCTGTGCAGGATCAGGCTCTCTCTGAAGGATTCAGCTGTTGGCACTTTCCAGGTAAGCTATCCTTGACCACAACCAGAGCCCCCAGCATGGAGCTGGCAGCCTGCTGGGGGCCAGGACAGGGACTCATTCCTCGCTGCCTCCCAACATGGGACCCCACACTGACCCTGCAGCCACCTCCTGCCTCAGCCTGCAAGGCTGGGAAAGGATGCAGAGCCTGATCCATTGCTGCTCTCACCCCAAACATTTCCTACACTGCCAGTGTGAACAGACAAAGCTGCTGGTCTCTGCAAAGTGttgtgcacagcccagcttcTTGTCTCTTTTTAGAATTGTCCTCCAGTGCCCGCATGTCTCCTGTCCTGCAGACTAaagcttttcctccctctctccccactcCCCAGGTGCAATTTCTGCAGTCCATAATGAACATCCTGACTTCCAATGTTCTCCTCCCACATCTTAATGGTGAGAACCTACTGAGGGAATGGTGTTGCTGGAGCACCCCCGACTCAGGTTGCTCCATCCAAGGGGTCCCAGCTCACTAATTAAATCCTCATTGCCAAGGCTGATGCAGGGCAAAGTGTGTGCAGGAGGCGGCAGTGAAGCAGAGGGAGCCTCTTGCTGCTCTGacaggctcccagcagcaaaCGCAATGGAAAATATGAGCCCTGTGCAGATCCTAATGCTTTCCAGACCCTCTCCCCGAATCCCTGCATCTCCTGCCTCGCCAGCAGCTCAGACCAGAGtggggctggtggcaggagTGGCCAAGGGGGCTGTCATGGCACAACAGGCAGCCCTTCTGTGGAGCTTGGCAGGAgtttcctctgcctgccccaggagcagtggaggagaggaaagggctgggggaaggaggtggcCACCTTCTCTGAGTGCTCCGTGCTCCCTTGACTCCTATTCCCATGCCAGTGCAGACACATGTGTTGTCTTTTCCAGCCCGCTTAGATGAGGGCTTCCCTCTGCCACTTCTGGACAGGATTCAGCTCTCCAATATCCTTGTGAGGTTCCACCAGGTGAgtgagagggagcagctggccccagctggggcccatcctgctgcccacaAAGCCCTGCTTACCAGCACAGCCTCCAAAtccagttccctcagctgtgctggaaagTGACAAATGGGAGGGTGCTCTTCACTGAGATCCCAATGGCCCAGCAGCAAACCAGAGCACAGGTCCCAATCCATTCTGCCTTCAGGGATGTGGTGGGCgctgggcagtgcagctgccagggcccGTAGCAGCCCAGcgctttctctctttctcccagAATTTCCTGCTGCTTGGAGCAGACGTTCGCTTCCAGCCCCGGGGATGAAGACAGGGTGATGAGAGCCCTTCAGCACTAAATCTGCTCCATTCACCACtttgcccttccctgcctgagCTGAAGACCACCAGTCCTGCCActgtcctgcactgctgccttggCCCGGAccctccatcctcctgctgggGCCTCACCCGGTGCTACCATGAGCTGGGggtcccctgccctgggccacccgctctcctcctccctctcagCAGCAATAAAGGTGTTCGTGCTTCGGCTCTGCTCTTGGTGTCACTGTCTGTGCTTGGGGCTGCACTGGGCCAGGtaggagctggagctggatcAGGACCACTTCGTTGGTCTGTTTCCATGGCTGTAGCGAGGCACCATGGATCacctgtgtcctgctgtcctgtgcCTTCACTTCACCTTGGGGTAGAGTGGTGTAAAAGAGCACAGTGGAAATGGCCCTGGGGTTGCtgtcaacagcagctgaacatcaGCACCAGGTGGCCAGGAATGTCAAGGACATCTTGGCCTCTATCAGCATGGCCTGTAACCAGTAGGGCAGCCAGACCAGGgaagggattgtccccctgGCGTTTGTGAGGCCCACACCTCAAGTCCTTTTTCCAGTTATGGGTCTCTCACTTCAAAATGCACATGGAGGTTCAGAGCATGTCtagagaagggcaatggagctggtgaaggggctgcagcatcagagaggctgagggagctggggggactCAGCCTGGAAGAAGGGAGGCTCAGAGGGGACCTTCTCACCCtcacaactccctgacaggagggagcagccatgtgggggtcaggctctgctcccagggaaaaaGGGACAGGTTGAGAGGACGTggtcttaagctgcaccaggggactTTTActttggatattaggaaaaattccttcacatTAAGGGTTGTCAGGCCTTGGAatgggcagcccagggaggt contains these protein-coding regions:
- the LOC118694696 gene encoding bactericidal permeability-increasing protein-like translates to MGMQSVAVACGALALCLALSTATNPGFVVRITQAGLDYAQEQGIAILEKELAQLKLPDFSGKSGELHYSLSRLHIPTFRLPHSRITPVPNVGLQVSISNASVELNGDCLVKFLFIRGPGSFDLKVENISIKFILRLGSDTTGRPTISTSDCSARASKVGLRFSGKLAWLYNTFKKTATSLLHNHLETTVCDNVAKSVQNKLQKQVQTMPVTVRIDNKTGINYSLVAPPRATAQSLDADLKGEFYSLAHRSSVPFSPLPLAFPSDHERMVYFGASSYFFNTAGIAYHEAGALVFEITEAMIPKEARFSLDTSIFSAFIPQLEEKYPNMPMKFRLSAPTAPFLTIGPGGISFQPIVDIQAYAILPNSSLAPLFLLSLTGNVSAVINVRSGRIVGSLDVGRIRLSLKDSAVGTFQVQFLQSIMNILTSNVLLPHLNARLDEGFPLPLLDRIQLSNILVRFHQNFLLLGADVRFQPRG